A portion of the candidate division KSB1 bacterium genome contains these proteins:
- a CDS encoding CDGSH iron-sulfur domain-containing protein, translated as MENVTIEIMENGPLIVSGLKNFQNSKGEALSPKDRIALCRCGESANKPYCDGSHTAAKFSGIREIDKSLTKEKIYEGKEISIHDNRVICCHATECVEQLSSVFRLEERPWIDPDRAEVETIIEVIKKCPSGALSYTINEKHYRDQDREPAIQIAKNGPYDVSGDVALKVEEGLQPPSKEHYSLCRCGASKNKPFCDGAHRDIDFSDEGN; from the coding sequence ATGGAAAACGTAACAATTGAAATTATGGAAAACGGGCCGCTGATTGTCTCAGGACTCAAGAATTTTCAGAATTCAAAAGGCGAGGCCCTATCTCCTAAAGATAGAATTGCTTTGTGCCGTTGCGGAGAATCCGCCAATAAACCTTATTGTGATGGTTCCCATACTGCAGCGAAATTTTCTGGTATACGGGAAATCGACAAATCTTTAACCAAAGAAAAGATTTACGAGGGAAAAGAAATTTCCATTCATGACAACCGGGTGATTTGCTGCCATGCCACGGAGTGTGTAGAGCAGCTCTCATCGGTGTTCCGATTGGAAGAACGTCCCTGGATTGATCCGGATCGGGCAGAGGTCGAAACGATTATTGAGGTGATTAAAAAATGTCCTTCGGGGGCGCTTAGTTATACAATAAATGAAAAACATTACAGGGATCAAGATAGAGAACCGGCGATTCAAATTGCCAAAAACGGACCTTATGATGTGAGTGGAGATGTTGCCCTTAAAGTCGAAGAAGGATTGCAGCCACCGAGTAAAGAACATTATTCCTTGTGCCGCTGCGGCGCTTCAAAAAATAAACCCTTTTGTGACGGCGCCCACCGTGACATTGATTTCAGCGACGAGGGCAATTAA